A region from the Sandaracinus amylolyticus genome encodes:
- a CDS encoding DUF58 domain-containing protein, whose product MSAARTHPLISMATVAFHLAGTFALPIVVGLVAALFLEVSQVAETAPTLLLFTVVFLFPVFLMQLVGIVRKTRIEVAQLRAERRERGEPIALGFERWMEVLARHAAVITPRGYSLLFAGLVFLVAALGFQWGDLGLVATMGLLLFYGVVGVTSFLSAFLVRGFAREAERRRANVRREMSPAVVLSGEPGEERFHLIGVPVPPGYHLLVEDVLPDELGTETRHVIGAGVRTQEAIVSGKLRRSPRGLYRLGPATIGYQDVLGLTRVSVAAVASCELKVLPRFRPLEIVEPPRSKHQSPDVVVRPHRFPQEDFFRFREYARGDDTRRIHWKLSVRAGRLTLRMPESREQSVRTVVLVLDAFLPGRGTGDDAVGLADVLDALVETWVSLAAELVDRGDAVTLVAAVDDGRGGLRIESVSGRAPRTRWQDLGARARWQDRFDLPALLESVGPATDGVAVSARFDAPPPLPFQGQRFTWIYRKPEEALGPPEPGFWTVYLGGAGLGTRLLAMIRLPFPVGSDENTLGARWRRYRYERARYDARQRLRARVRRGAQSVVAALIARGDAVYTLEPGPVAHRLVGVSAGRGGVM is encoded by the coding sequence ATGAGCGCAGCTCGCACCCATCCGCTGATCTCGATGGCGACGGTCGCGTTCCACCTCGCGGGGACGTTCGCGCTGCCGATCGTCGTCGGGCTCGTCGCGGCGCTCTTCCTCGAGGTCTCGCAGGTCGCGGAGACCGCGCCCACGCTGCTGCTCTTCACGGTCGTGTTCCTCTTCCCCGTCTTCCTGATGCAGCTCGTCGGCATCGTGCGGAAGACGCGCATCGAGGTCGCGCAGCTGCGCGCGGAGCGTCGCGAGCGCGGCGAGCCCATCGCGCTCGGCTTCGAGCGATGGATGGAGGTGCTCGCGCGCCATGCCGCCGTGATCACGCCGCGCGGATACTCGCTGCTCTTCGCGGGGCTCGTGTTCCTCGTCGCGGCGCTCGGCTTCCAGTGGGGCGATCTCGGGCTCGTCGCGACGATGGGCCTGCTGCTCTTCTACGGCGTCGTCGGCGTGACGTCGTTCCTCTCGGCGTTCCTGGTGCGCGGCTTCGCGCGCGAGGCGGAGCGACGTCGCGCGAACGTGCGGCGCGAGATGTCTCCCGCCGTCGTGCTCTCGGGCGAGCCGGGCGAAGAGCGCTTCCACCTGATCGGCGTGCCGGTCCCGCCGGGCTATCACCTGCTCGTCGAGGACGTGCTGCCCGACGAGCTCGGCACCGAGACGCGCCACGTGATCGGCGCGGGCGTGCGCACGCAGGAGGCGATCGTCTCCGGCAAGCTGCGCCGCAGCCCGCGCGGGCTCTATCGGCTCGGCCCCGCGACGATCGGGTACCAGGACGTGCTCGGCCTAACGCGCGTGTCGGTCGCGGCCGTCGCATCGTGTGAGCTCAAAGTATTGCCGCGCTTCCGGCCGCTCGAGATCGTCGAGCCGCCGCGCAGCAAACACCAGTCGCCCGACGTCGTCGTGCGGCCGCATCGCTTCCCGCAGGAGGACTTCTTCCGCTTCCGCGAGTACGCGCGCGGCGACGACACCCGGCGCATCCACTGGAAGCTCTCGGTGCGCGCGGGGCGGCTCACGCTGCGCATGCCCGAGTCGCGCGAGCAGTCGGTGCGCACCGTGGTGCTGGTGCTCGACGCGTTCCTCCCGGGGCGGGGCACCGGCGACGACGCGGTCGGCCTCGCCGACGTGCTCGACGCGCTCGTCGAGACGTGGGTCTCGCTCGCCGCGGAGCTCGTCGATCGCGGCGACGCGGTGACGCTCGTCGCGGCGGTCGACGACGGTCGTGGTGGGCTGCGCATCGAGAGCGTCTCGGGTCGCGCGCCGCGCACGCGCTGGCAGGATCTCGGCGCGCGCGCGCGCTGGCAGGATCGCTTCGATCTGCCCGCGCTGCTCGAGAGCGTCGGGCCCGCGACCGACGGTGTCGCGGTGTCGGCGCGCTTCGATGCGCCGCCCCCGCTGCCCTTCCAGGGCCAGCGCTTCACGTGGATCTACCGCAAGCCCGAGGAAGCATTGGGCCCGCCCGAGCCCGGCTTCTGGACGGTCTACCTCGGCGGCGCGGGTCTCGGTACGCGCCTGCTCGCGATGATCCGGCTGCCGTTCCCGGTGGGTAGCGACGAGAACACGCTCGGCGCGCGCTGGCGACGTTATCGGTACGAGCGCGCGCGCTACGACGCGCGGCAGCGACTGCGCGCGCGCGTGCGTCGTGGCGCGCAGAGCGTCGTCGCGGCGCTGATCGCGCGCGGTGACGCCGTGTACACGCTCGAGCCGGGACCGGTCGCGCATCGCCTCGTCGGCGTGTCCGCAGGTCGCGGAGGTGTGATGTGA
- a CDS encoding phosphatase PAP2 family protein, whose protein sequence is MDRDRFGSSLVELGERLAGFGVSMLTILVCYGASKIGTLAPYRLLPLTALDLAIPYWPWTVWIYGTATWAVFLAWAIVPSRLEARRLWASIAIASITCAVIFMVFPTTYPRALYPTPDDGSLTALELADLRDADTAANCVPSLHVALAALMALSGTSFPFARAGARRALVVLCVTWATLVALATLTVKQHYVVDVPSGALVGALAWWSARRLLHERRAPFWARYGRPLALLDDADRDAVAKLRRNVEAHQWSLDEIAWPERPRRPISPLMERLLNEVVYIEEIARLNFELLRDGSADDDLRALYGHFADEERRHAEALRRVIAAHGGRILPPGLGNALVLSQFDRLDPRSDADVALVALSTPVFETFLDAGTIPFLRHHPEVKGALLDALEQRISRDEHAHLALNWIVSRHLARTSSPRRALRWIANPMIHRGILAVPFMSLDVYALAYRLGFDFRSLLPAFGRLWRLHHRFPELASFPLWWLFRLFVACGVVATTTVLALHRANLVMGALWTTFSRVTRALAIALFGRDLLARRTLPPAR, encoded by the coding sequence ATGGATCGCGACCGCTTCGGCTCGTCGCTCGTCGAGCTCGGCGAGCGGCTCGCAGGCTTCGGCGTGTCGATGCTGACGATCCTCGTCTGCTACGGCGCCTCGAAGATCGGCACGCTCGCGCCGTATCGGCTGCTGCCGCTCACCGCGCTCGATCTCGCGATCCCGTACTGGCCGTGGACCGTGTGGATCTACGGCACCGCGACGTGGGCGGTCTTCCTCGCGTGGGCGATCGTCCCGAGCCGCCTCGAGGCGCGCCGGCTCTGGGCCTCGATCGCGATCGCGTCGATCACGTGCGCCGTGATCTTCATGGTCTTCCCGACCACCTATCCGCGCGCGCTCTACCCCACGCCCGACGACGGAAGCCTCACCGCGCTCGAGCTCGCGGATCTGCGCGACGCCGACACCGCCGCGAACTGCGTCCCCTCGCTGCACGTCGCGCTCGCCGCGCTGATGGCGCTCTCCGGCACCTCGTTCCCGTTCGCGCGCGCCGGAGCGCGACGCGCGCTCGTCGTGCTCTGCGTGACGTGGGCCACGCTCGTCGCGCTCGCGACGCTCACCGTCAAGCAGCACTACGTCGTCGACGTGCCGAGCGGCGCGCTCGTCGGCGCGCTCGCGTGGTGGAGCGCGCGTCGCTTGCTCCACGAGCGTCGCGCACCGTTCTGGGCGCGCTACGGGCGCCCGCTCGCGCTCCTCGACGACGCCGATCGCGACGCGGTCGCGAAGCTGCGCCGCAACGTCGAAGCGCACCAGTGGTCGCTCGACGAGATCGCGTGGCCCGAGCGCCCGCGGCGCCCGATCTCGCCGCTCATGGAGCGCCTGCTCAACGAGGTCGTCTACATCGAGGAGATCGCGCGCCTCAACTTCGAGCTGCTGCGCGACGGCAGCGCCGACGACGATCTGCGCGCGCTCTACGGTCACTTCGCCGACGAGGAGCGCCGGCACGCCGAAGCGCTCCGTCGCGTGATCGCCGCGCACGGCGGCCGCATCCTGCCGCCCGGGCTCGGCAACGCGCTCGTGCTCTCGCAGTTCGATCGGCTCGATCCGCGCAGCGACGCAGACGTCGCGCTCGTCGCGCTCTCGACTCCGGTGTTCGAGACGTTCCTCGATGCCGGCACGATCCCCTTCCTGCGCCACCACCCCGAGGTGAAGGGCGCGCTCCTCGACGCGCTCGAGCAACGCATCTCGCGCGACGAGCACGCGCACCTCGCGCTCAACTGGATCGTGAGCCGCCACCTCGCGCGCACCTCGAGCCCGCGCCGCGCGCTGCGCTGGATCGCGAATCCGATGATCCATCGCGGCATCCTCGCGGTGCCGTTCATGTCGCTCGACGTGTACGCGCTCGCGTATCGGCTCGGCTTCGACTTCCGCTCGCTGCTGCCCGCGTTCGGCCGCCTCTGGCGCCTCCACCATCGATTCCCCGAGCTCGCGTCGTTCCCGCTGTGGTGGCTGTTCCGGCTGTTCGTCGCGTGCGGCGTCGTCGCCACCACGACCGTGCTCGCGCTCCATCGCGCGAACCTCGTCATGGGCGCGCTCTGGACGACGTTCTCGCGCGTCACGCGCGCGCTCGCGATCGCGCTCTTCGGCCGCGACCTCCTCGCGCGCCGCACGTTGCCCCCCGCGCGCTGA
- a CDS encoding Spx/MgsR family RNA polymerase-binding regulatory protein: protein MTTPLVLSYAGCGTCKKALKWLSDRGVAITLRPIVDEPPTKAELGKWIAASGLPVRKWLNTSGQSYRTLGKETIDAADDATITRWLSEDGKLVKRPVLVHGGKVLVGFKEEQYDALFPKR from the coding sequence ATGACGACCCCGCTCGTGCTCTCGTACGCCGGCTGCGGCACTTGCAAGAAGGCGCTCAAGTGGCTCTCGGATCGCGGCGTCGCGATCACGCTGCGCCCGATCGTCGACGAGCCTCCGACGAAGGCCGAGCTCGGGAAGTGGATCGCCGCGAGCGGGCTGCCGGTGCGCAAGTGGCTCAACACGAGCGGGCAGAGCTATCGCACGCTGGGCAAGGAGACGATCGACGCCGCGGACGACGCGACGATCACGCGCTGGCTCTCGGAGGACGGCAAGCTCGTGAAGCGCCCGGTGCTCGTGCACGGCGGCAAGGTGCTCGTCGGGTTCAAGGAAGAGCAGTACGACGCGCTCTTCCCGAAGCGCTGA
- the ltrA gene encoding group II intron reverse transcriptase/maturase: MSTNVVQNNATGGKGPWGSHVEEAGKREGMAGRTGPNDPGGRRPREEVRQLQRRLWVAAKRAPGRRFHALYDHIWRSDVLREAWKRVEANKGAAGVDGQTIAEVKQYGVERFLEELGDALRSKTYRPEVVLRRYIPKADGRKRPLGIPTVRDRVVQMAAKLVLEPIFEADFLPCSWGFRPKRGALGALETLRKLGAKGHHHVLDADIRDYFGSIDHDKLMKLVARRISDRRMLKLVRQWLEAGVMDGGVVTRNIAGTPQGGVISPLLSNIYLHVLDVTWMRRSAPPGTLVRYADDFVVMCKTKRECEEAERRIRVILGRLGLELHPDKTRRVELYDGKQGFDFLGHHLHKRMSGALWEKKGRRLYFLHRWPSARAKRVRQRVKELTPRRRCHADVREVIADLNPVLRGWGNYFRTGNAAKKFNQLDSYVWRRLRDLRVERKGRHLKPGESSRWTREYFWSLGLHRLRGTVQYPERAFFQEVA; this comes from the coding sequence ATGTCGACGAACGTCGTGCAGAACAACGCGACGGGAGGGAAGGGTCCCTGGGGCAGTCACGTCGAGGAAGCAGGTAAGCGCGAGGGAATGGCCGGCAGGACCGGACCTAACGACCCCGGCGGCCGTAGGCCGCGCGAAGAAGTGCGACAACTGCAGAGGCGACTGTGGGTCGCGGCCAAGCGAGCACCTGGAAGACGTTTTCACGCTCTTTATGACCACATCTGGAGGAGTGACGTCCTTCGGGAAGCGTGGAAGCGAGTCGAGGCGAACAAGGGCGCGGCGGGCGTCGATGGCCAGACGATCGCCGAGGTGAAGCAGTACGGAGTCGAGCGCTTCCTCGAAGAGCTCGGCGACGCACTGCGGAGCAAGACGTACCGGCCCGAGGTGGTGCTGCGCCGGTACATTCCGAAGGCAGATGGAAGGAAGCGGCCGCTGGGGATTCCGACGGTCCGGGATCGAGTGGTCCAGATGGCGGCGAAGCTGGTGCTGGAGCCGATCTTCGAGGCGGACTTTCTTCCGTGCTCGTGGGGCTTCCGGCCGAAGCGGGGCGCGCTGGGTGCGCTGGAGACGCTGAGGAAGCTCGGCGCGAAGGGGCATCACCACGTGCTCGACGCCGACATCCGCGACTACTTCGGGAGCATCGATCACGACAAGCTGATGAAGCTCGTCGCTCGACGCATCTCGGATCGGCGGATGCTCAAGCTGGTGCGGCAGTGGCTCGAAGCGGGCGTGATGGACGGGGGCGTCGTGACTCGCAACATCGCGGGAACGCCGCAGGGCGGAGTCATCTCTCCGCTGCTCTCGAACATCTACCTGCACGTGCTCGACGTGACGTGGATGCGCAGGAGCGCCCCGCCCGGGACGCTGGTGCGCTACGCGGACGACTTCGTCGTGATGTGCAAGACGAAGCGCGAGTGCGAAGAGGCAGAGAGGCGCATTCGAGTCATCCTCGGGCGCCTCGGTCTCGAGCTGCATCCGGACAAGACGAGGCGAGTCGAGCTCTACGATGGCAAGCAGGGCTTCGATTTTCTCGGACATCACCTGCACAAACGCATGAGCGGAGCGCTGTGGGAGAAGAAAGGCAGACGCCTCTATTTCCTGCATCGCTGGCCGTCCGCGCGCGCGAAGCGGGTGAGACAGCGCGTGAAGGAGCTGACCCCGAGGAGGCGGTGCCACGCGGATGTTCGCGAGGTGATCGCCGATCTCAACCCCGTGCTGCGGGGCTGGGGCAACTACTTCCGCACCGGAAATGCCGCCAAGAAATTCAACCAACTCGACAGCTACGTCTGGCGTCGGCTGCGGGACCTGCGCGTGGAGCGCAAGGGCCGGCATCTGAAGCCGGGGGAGTCGAGCAGGTGGACGCGCGAGTACTTCTGGAGCCTCGGACTTCATCGCCTGCGAGGGACCGTGCAGTACCCCGAGCGAGCCTTCTTCCAGGAGGTCGCGTAA
- a CDS encoding RCC1 domain-containing protein: MRRPSIVSLLVVLSVVACSAQERVVRDETRISVRATVPETGGSVRVTRAAEGAIHELPDVARVREVALGENAERCALLDDGSVWCWDASDRDRVPTRVEGLDPVTRLYGGQGAFCGVGEAGRVSCWGAVGASGSRWSRPDVLAIPPPSAMSFGVSGGCAIVEDGTVRCWGTAWNGHASRPLSSIETVPGLAGVIALDAHDLSRCALTRAHEIVCWGWERFHHMGERREDGFYQHRAIRDAIDVALTRENLWWVTRDGRVRGMIRGAEDRRRSGTYRYDVVDVRGIADAVAIESAGATLCALTREGALWCFEAGTREARVQPVTNVRALVSTERSDAMCAGTTDAGWLCKERDGSWAPLAWGPRVETPSSVSAAEPVCGYGPDRVPVEALSAGYAHFCVRLGDGAVRCWGLNQSGQTGGPMAGDPVRSRAPGVPRPVTTIATGLHFSCAITDDASLWCWGQGGYGQLGRGDRSNSSTPMQVALRGRVEAIATGRMHACARTQGGQVWCWGANEHGQLGDGTSELRTAPVRVRGLGAASAIAAGPDATCAVDRGHVVCWGGATGSAPPHAIEGVDGSAVSALVVAQGAACALLSDGSVWCWGSGAEGQLGAAQSIESARAVRIEGIPAARTIAAYDAEICVSGADGSAWCWGRATSRRGAPSSRRRDAEPSPGVPRRIEWIDRVIAIAPGNHEICAAQQTGGVCCWDASATPRPMSW, from the coding sequence ATGCGCCGACCATCCATCGTCTCGCTGCTCGTCGTGCTCTCCGTCGTCGCGTGCTCGGCGCAGGAGCGCGTGGTGCGCGACGAGACGCGCATCTCGGTGCGCGCGACCGTTCCAGAGACCGGCGGGAGCGTGCGCGTCACGCGCGCGGCCGAGGGCGCGATCCACGAGCTGCCCGACGTCGCTCGCGTGCGCGAGGTCGCGCTCGGTGAGAACGCGGAGCGCTGCGCGCTGCTCGACGACGGCAGCGTGTGGTGCTGGGACGCGAGCGACCGCGATCGGGTCCCCACGCGCGTCGAAGGGCTCGATCCGGTCACGCGTCTCTACGGCGGACAGGGCGCGTTCTGCGGCGTCGGCGAAGCAGGACGCGTCTCGTGCTGGGGCGCGGTCGGCGCCTCCGGATCGCGCTGGTCACGACCAGACGTGCTCGCGATCCCGCCGCCCAGCGCGATGTCGTTCGGCGTGAGCGGCGGCTGCGCGATCGTGGAGGACGGCACCGTGCGGTGCTGGGGCACCGCGTGGAATGGGCACGCGTCGCGGCCGCTCTCGTCGATCGAGACGGTGCCGGGCCTCGCCGGCGTGATCGCGCTCGACGCGCACGACCTCTCGCGCTGTGCGCTGACCCGCGCGCACGAGATCGTCTGCTGGGGCTGGGAGCGCTTCCACCACATGGGCGAGCGCCGCGAGGACGGCTTCTATCAGCACCGCGCGATCCGCGACGCGATCGACGTCGCGCTCACGCGCGAGAACCTCTGGTGGGTCACGCGCGACGGCCGCGTGCGCGGGATGATCCGCGGCGCCGAGGATCGTCGTCGCAGCGGCACCTACCGCTACGACGTCGTCGACGTGCGGGGCATCGCGGACGCGGTCGCGATCGAGAGCGCGGGCGCGACGCTCTGCGCGCTCACGCGCGAGGGCGCGCTCTGGTGCTTCGAGGCCGGGACGCGCGAGGCACGCGTGCAGCCGGTGACGAACGTGCGCGCGCTCGTGAGCACCGAGCGCAGCGACGCGATGTGCGCCGGCACGACCGACGCCGGTTGGCTCTGCAAGGAGCGCGACGGATCGTGGGCGCCGCTCGCGTGGGGCCCGCGCGTCGAGACGCCGTCGAGCGTGAGCGCGGCCGAGCCGGTCTGCGGGTACGGGCCCGATCGCGTGCCGGTCGAGGCGTTGAGCGCGGGGTACGCGCACTTCTGCGTGCGGCTCGGCGACGGCGCGGTGCGCTGCTGGGGGCTCAACCAGTCGGGGCAGACGGGCGGTCCGATGGCGGGCGATCCCGTGCGCTCGCGCGCGCCCGGTGTGCCGCGTCCCGTCACGACGATCGCGACCGGGCTCCACTTCTCGTGCGCGATCACCGACGACGCGTCGCTGTGGTGCTGGGGGCAGGGCGGCTACGGGCAGCTCGGCCGCGGCGATCGCAGCAACTCGAGCACGCCGATGCAGGTCGCGCTGCGCGGTCGCGTCGAGGCGATCGCGACGGGGCGCATGCACGCGTGCGCGCGCACGCAGGGCGGTCAGGTGTGGTGCTGGGGCGCGAACGAGCACGGGCAGCTCGGCGACGGAACCAGCGAGCTGCGCACGGCGCCGGTGCGGGTGCGCGGGCTCGGCGCGGCGAGCGCGATCGCCGCCGGCCCCGACGCGACGTGCGCGGTCGATCGCGGTCACGTGGTGTGCTGGGGCGGGGCGACGGGATCGGCACCGCCCCACGCGATCGAGGGCGTCGACGGGAGCGCGGTCAGCGCGCTCGTGGTCGCGCAGGGCGCGGCGTGCGCGCTGCTCTCCGACGGCAGCGTGTGGTGCTGGGGCAGCGGCGCGGAGGGACAGCTCGGCGCGGCGCAGAGCATCGAGTCGGCGCGCGCCGTGCGCATCGAGGGCATCCCGGCGGCGCGCACCATCGCGGCGTACGACGCGGAGATCTGCGTGTCGGGCGCCGACGGAAGCGCGTGGTGCTGGGGTCGCGCGACGTCGCGTCGGGGCGCTCCCTCGTCGCGCCGCCGCGACGCCGAGCCCTCGCCGGGTGTGCCGCGGCGCATCGAGTGGATCGATCGCGTGATCGCGATCGCGCCCGGGAACCACGAGATCTGCGCGGCGCAGCAGACCGGCGGCGTGTGCTGCTGGGACGCGTCGGCGACGCCGCGACCGATGTCGTGGTGA
- a CDS encoding YncE family protein, with product MRAWLVIALLAGCAEPVVPDEPADASAPPRDAGIVALDARTPEPDAAVEPEPSVRVVFPPSGATSAERITIRGTARNVEHVRVAGVDAQSDDGFATWHAEVPLALGAQTITVEAGHAHAEIELERAASDDDVARGDGPRNLRIFGLAMSDDARTAYVCDDIDDGVITIDVATGARVLATGGESGATIGYELVQPTAIALDPPRQRALLADDGALIGADLASREQRIVSPAHGDLAAIVHDGDRVIALDAEHDAIVAIDLATGARTTLTDETSGTGPSMRVAFRMDVDRTARRAYATLQYRNDVLEIDLATGARRVLSGSGAPMTEPVALAVAPDRGELFVWTSERTIVAVDLASGTRRALGGSGFTLERIQALVMREGVLWAYERGANALLAIDPETGDRVVLSRGDAQPY from the coding sequence ATGCGCGCGTGGCTCGTGATCGCGCTGCTCGCCGGATGTGCCGAGCCGGTCGTGCCCGACGAGCCGGCCGACGCATCTGCGCCGCCGCGCGATGCGGGCATCGTCGCGCTCGATGCACGCACGCCGGAGCCCGACGCTGCGGTCGAGCCCGAGCCGAGCGTGCGTGTCGTCTTCCCGCCGTCGGGCGCGACCTCCGCCGAGCGCATCACGATCCGCGGGACCGCACGGAACGTCGAGCACGTGCGCGTCGCCGGCGTCGACGCGCAGAGCGACGACGGGTTCGCGACGTGGCACGCCGAGGTCCCGCTCGCGCTCGGCGCGCAGACGATCACCGTCGAGGCCGGCCACGCCCACGCCGAGATCGAGCTCGAGCGCGCCGCGTCCGACGACGACGTCGCGCGCGGCGACGGCCCGCGGAATCTGCGCATCTTCGGGCTCGCGATGAGCGACGACGCGCGCACCGCGTACGTCTGCGACGACATCGACGACGGCGTGATCACGATCGACGTCGCGACCGGCGCGCGCGTGCTCGCGACCGGCGGCGAGTCGGGCGCGACCATCGGCTACGAGCTGGTGCAGCCGACCGCGATCGCGCTCGATCCCCCGCGTCAGCGCGCGCTGCTCGCCGACGACGGAGCGCTGATCGGCGCGGATCTCGCGTCGCGCGAGCAGCGCATCGTCTCGCCCGCGCACGGCGATCTCGCAGCGATCGTCCACGACGGCGATCGCGTGATCGCGCTGGACGCCGAGCACGACGCGATCGTCGCGATCGATCTCGCGACCGGCGCGCGCACCACGCTGACCGACGAGACGAGCGGCACCGGCCCCTCGATGCGCGTCGCGTTCCGCATGGACGTCGATCGCACGGCGCGCCGCGCGTACGCGACGCTGCAGTATCGGAACGACGTGCTCGAGATCGATCTCGCGACCGGCGCGCGCCGCGTGCTCTCGGGCTCCGGCGCGCCGATGACCGAGCCCGTCGCGCTCGCGGTCGCGCCCGATCGCGGCGAGCTCTTCGTGTGGACGAGCGAGCGCACGATCGTCGCCGTCGATCTCGCGAGCGGCACCCGCCGCGCGCTCGGCGGATCGGGGTTCACGCTGGAGCGAATTCAAGCGCTGGTGATGCGCGAGGGTGTGCTCTGGGCGTACGAGCGCGGTGCCAACGCATTGCTCGCGATCGACCCCGAGACCGGCGATCGCGTGGTGCTCTCGCGCGGCGACGCGCAGCCGTACTGA
- a CDS encoding AAA family ATPase yields MNPRPAAVYAPDAERAARVAAFREQFEGVVTNVARIIKGKDEVIRKVLLAMTAKGHVLLKDVPGTGKTMLARALAASIDCRFRRIQFTPDLLPMDITGTNVFNLRSKSFEFQPGPVFTNLLLADELNRATPKTQSALLEVMAEGTVTVEGTTHRMEPPFLAIATMNPLDHEGTYALPAAQMDRFTMQLSMGFPPPDAEVEMLDVHLADDPPVEHLRPVVHREDFLAWQATVPRIFIAEQGKKYLVELANAIRADARALSPPSPRAVLMLARTSQAHAMSQGRDYVTPQDVQAIAADVLAHRMVVSGSDVAHGFVHEMLAKVPVP; encoded by the coding sequence ATGAATCCTCGTCCCGCCGCCGTCTACGCGCCCGATGCCGAGCGCGCCGCGCGCGTCGCCGCATTCCGAGAGCAGTTCGAGGGCGTCGTCACCAACGTCGCGCGCATCATCAAGGGCAAGGACGAGGTCATCCGGAAGGTCCTCCTCGCGATGACCGCCAAGGGCCACGTCCTCCTCAAGGACGTGCCCGGCACCGGCAAGACGATGCTCGCGCGCGCGCTCGCGGCGTCGATCGACTGCCGGTTCCGCCGCATCCAGTTCACGCCCGATCTCCTGCCGATGGACATCACGGGCACGAACGTCTTCAACCTGCGCAGCAAGAGCTTCGAGTTCCAGCCCGGCCCCGTCTTCACGAACCTGCTGCTCGCCGACGAGCTCAACCGCGCGACGCCGAAGACGCAGTCCGCGCTGCTCGAGGTGATGGCGGAGGGCACGGTCACGGTGGAGGGCACGACGCACCGCATGGAGCCGCCGTTCCTCGCGATCGCGACGATGAACCCGCTCGATCACGAGGGCACCTACGCGCTGCCCGCCGCGCAGATGGATCGCTTCACGATGCAGCTCTCGATGGGCTTCCCGCCGCCGGACGCCGAGGTCGAGATGCTCGACGTCCATCTCGCCGACGATCCGCCCGTCGAGCACCTGCGCCCGGTCGTGCACCGCGAGGACTTCCTCGCGTGGCAGGCGACGGTGCCGCGCATCTTCATCGCCGAGCAGGGCAAGAAGTACCTGGTGGAGCTCGCGAACGCGATCCGCGCCGACGCGCGCGCGCTCTCACCGCCGTCACCGCGCGCCGTGCTCATGCTCGCGCGCACCTCGCAGGCCCACGCGATGAGCCAGGGCCGCGACTACGTCACGCCGCAGGACGTGCAGGCGATCGCGGCGGACGTCCTCGCGCACCGCATGGTCGTCAGCGGCAGCGACGTCGCGCACGGCTTCGTGCACGAGATGCTCGCGAAGGTGCCGGTGCCGTGA
- a CDS encoding TrmH family RNA methyltransferase: MKPRRPRSPDRPRPPERQGPPRPPAASTSDEITFGLRAGIAVITKRPGDVLRVAFAPAVQGELGDVLRGSPAQRVASSASDAELARSSGSTHHEGLVVVARPRRWVPAAELTERLVRAKGAAVALDRVRNPYNVGAILRTAAFFGIDAGLLGAIAPHPALASDAIRVAEGGAEHLALSRTTDLAATLERLRGAGVQVVGADGAARTGALGFAFRRPAILVMGHEREGLSPRVRAQCDAIVAIPGSGAIESLNVAVAAGLLLGELVRDRFVQ; encoded by the coding sequence ATGAAGCCGCGCCGTCCTCGCTCGCCCGATCGCCCGCGCCCGCCCGAGCGCCAGGGCCCTCCGCGACCTCCCGCCGCGAGCACGAGCGACGAGATCACGTTCGGCCTGCGCGCCGGCATCGCGGTGATCACGAAGCGGCCCGGCGACGTGCTGCGCGTCGCGTTCGCGCCTGCCGTCCAGGGCGAGCTCGGCGACGTGCTCCGTGGCTCGCCCGCACAGCGCGTCGCGTCGAGCGCGAGCGACGCGGAGCTCGCGCGCTCGTCGGGCTCGACGCACCACGAAGGGCTCGTCGTCGTCGCGAGACCGCGACGCTGGGTGCCGGCGGCCGAGCTCACCGAGCGCCTCGTGCGCGCGAAGGGCGCCGCGGTGGCGCTCGACCGCGTGCGCAATCCCTACAACGTCGGCGCGATCCTGCGCACCGCCGCGTTCTTCGGGATCGACGCGGGGCTCCTCGGCGCGATCGCGCCGCACCCGGCGCTCGCGTCGGATGCGATCCGCGTGGCCGAGGGCGGCGCCGAGCACCTCGCGCTGTCGCGCACGACCGATCTCGCGGCGACGCTCGAGCGGCTGCGCGGCGCGGGCGTGCAGGTCGTGGGCGCCGACGGCGCGGCTCGCACGGGCGCGCTCGGGTTCGCGTTCCGGCGCCCCGCGATCCTCGTGATGGGCCACGAGCGCGAGGGCCTCTCACCGCGCGTGCGCGCGCAGTGCGACGCGATCGTCGCGATCCCCGGCAGCGGCGCGATCGAGTCGCTCAACGTCGCGGTCGCCGCCGGCCTGCTGCTCGGCGAGCTGGTGCGCGATCGCTTCGTGCAGTGA